In Microcoleus sp. AS-A8, one DNA window encodes the following:
- a CDS encoding cytochrome b6-f complex subunit PetL, whose amino-acid sequence MSGVVAYFLLLGGATGVALALFFGLKAVKLI is encoded by the coding sequence ATGTCTGGAGTCGTTGCTTACTTTCTATTGCTCGGTGGTGCCACAGGTGTTGCTCTGGCGCTCTTTTTTGGTTTGAAGGCTGTCAAATTGATTTAA